One window from the genome of Lachancea thermotolerans CBS 6340 chromosome B complete sequence encodes:
- a CDS encoding inorganic phosphate transporter (highly similar to uniprot|P38361 Saccharomyces cerevisiae YBR296C PHO89 Na+/Pi cotransporter active in early growth phase), translating into MTLHQFDYIFAIAMLFAFLDAFNIGANDVANSFASAISSKSLKYWQAMILAGLCEFLGAVLAGSRVSKTIKNDIIDASTFNNDPAVLMLTMTCALVGSSCWLTIATSIGLPVSNTHSIVGGTIGAGIAASGAGGVVWGWDGVAQIIASWFIAPVLAGLIAAIIFTISRICVLEVKTLEKSIKNALLLVGLLVFATFSILTMLIVWKGSPNLHLDNLSETETALSIVLTGAIASVVYFIFFYPFYRRKLLHQDWTLKLADILRGPVFYFKPLDEIPPMPENHQLTIDYYEGRRFPQETAVGVSDEENKMPNVSTKSINDNDDNLQRTGSVETKTEPENKMSTRQYWWSLLKQGPKQWPKLLWLVVSHGWTQDVVSAQVNDKDMLSGNLVDMFKRSKYYDNRVEYIYSVLQAITAATMSFAHGANDVANATGPLAVVYEIWKTNATAAKSDVPVWVLAYGGAALVLGCWTYGYNIIKNLGNKIILQSPSRGFSIELAAAITTVMATQLAIPTSTTQIAVGGIVAVGLCNKDVKSVNWKMVAWCYSGWFLTLPIAGLIAGILNGIILNAPHFGGVYEMT; encoded by the coding sequence ATGACTTTGCATCAGTTTGATTACATCTTCGCAATTGCAATGCTGTTTGCATTCTTGGATGCTTTCAACATTGGGGCTAACGATGTTGCAAACTCCTTCGCGTCCGCTATTTCCTCAAAATCGCTAAAATACTGGCAAGCCATGATATTGGCAGGTCTGTGCGAGTTTTTGGGGGCGGTATTGGCAGGGTCCCGtgtctcaaaaacaatcaaaaacgaTATTATTGATGCATCCACATTTAACAATGACCCTGCCGTTCTAATGCTGACAATGACGTGCGCTTTGGTTGGTTCGTCATGTTGGCTGACCATTGCAACCTCAATTGGGCTCCCCGTGTCAAATACTCACTCTATCGTCGGCGGTACTATCGGTGCCGGTATTGCTGCCAGCGGCGCAGGTGGAGTGGTCTGGGGGTGGGATGGTGTTGCACAAATTATTGCGTCCTGGTTTATTGCTCCAGTCTTAGCTGGTCTCATTGCCGCCATAATCTTTACTATCTCAAGAATATGCGTGCTTGAAGTCAAGACGTTGGAGAAATCcatcaaaaatgccttATTACTAGTCGGGCTGTTGGTTTTTGCAACATTTTCTATCCTAACGATGTTGATCGTGTGGAAAGGCTCGCCAAATTTGCACTTGGACAATCTGTCAGAGACTGAAACCGCCTTATCGATAGTCTTAACAGGTGCTATTGCTTCAGTTGTCtacttcatctttttctaTCCGTTCTAcagaagaaagctcttgCATCAGGATTGGACACTTAAGCTTGCAGACATTCTCAGAGGTCCAGTGTTCTATTTCAAGCCTTTAGACGAGATTCCGCCTATGCCTGAGAACCACCAATTGACCATCGACTATTACGAAGGGAGAAGATTTCCTCAAGAAACAGCAGTTGGTGTTAGTGATGAGGAAAATAAGATGCCAAACGTCTCCACCAAGTCTATCAACGACAATGATGATAACCTTCAAAGGACAGGTTCTGTCGAGACCAAAACTGAGCCAGAGAACAAGATGTCCACTAGGCAATACTGGTGGTCCCTATTGAAACAGGGCCCTAAGCAATGGCCCAAGCTTCTATGGTTGGTCGTCTCTCATGGATGGACGCAAGATGTTGTTAGTGCTCAAGTGAACGATAAAGACATGTTATCAGGCAATCTTGTAGATATGTTCAAGAGGTCAAAGTACTATGACAACCGTGTCGAGTACATTTATTCTGTTCTACAGGCAATCACTGCCGCTACAATGTCCTTCGCACACGGCGCCAATGACGTCGCGAATGCTACGGGTCCTCTAGCTGTCGTTTACGAGATATGGAAAACCAACGCTACTGCAGCAAAATCTGATGTACCGGTTTGGGTATTAGCATATGGTGGTGCTgcccttgttcttggctgCTGGACCTACGGGTATAACATCATTAAAAATTTGGGCAATAAAATTATCCTACAATCGCCATCAAGAGGCTTTTCGATTGAATTAGCTGCTGCTATCACAACAGTAATGGCAACACAGCTCGCGATTCCAACGTCCACTACTCAGATTGCTGTCGGAGGTATTGTCGCGGTGGGGCTGTGTAACAAAGATGTTAAGTCCGTCAACTGGAAGATGGTGGCCTGGTGCTACTCTGGCTGGTTTCTCACATTACCAATTGCTGGACTGATTGCTGGAATACTTAACGGTATTATACTTAATGCTCCCCATTTCGGTGGTGTATACGAAATGACATAA